The sequence below is a genomic window from Bacteroidota bacterium.
CATGCTGAGGAGGAAGGACAAAAAGCTGGTTGACGCAAGAGATGCACACCCTGCTACTGCACGTCAGGTATTGCAAGGGATTACCAAAGCTTCACTGCAGACAAACAGTTTCATTTCCGCAGCATCGTTCCAGGAAACCACCAAGGTCCTTACGCAGGCATCAATTCAGGCCAAGACTGACTCTCTGGCCGGTTTGAAGGAGAATGTTATTGTTGGGCATCTCATTCCTGCAGGAACGGGATTAAAAGAATATCAGGATATTATCGTTGGTTCACAGGATGATTATGACATATTGATGGAAAGCAGCAGTAGCCAGTGATCCGACAAAAAAACCTAAATTATGACAGAACAAACGAAGAAAAACCAGATTAACATTGAACTGAGTGAGGAAGTTGCCGAGGGTGTCTATTCCAACCTCGCAATGATCACTCATTCAAATTCCGAATTTATCATTGATTTTATTAAAATGATGCCCGGTATTCCCAAAGCCAGGGTTAAATCAAGGATCATCCTTACTCCTCAGCATGCCAAAAGGCTGTACAGAGCGTTAAAGGACAATATTT
It includes:
- a CDS encoding DUF3467 domain-containing protein, with product MTEQTKKNQINIELSEEVAEGVYSNLAMITHSNSEFIIDFIKMMPGIPKARVKSRIILTPQHAKRLYRALKDNISKYENMYGTIDIPEGGDMIPPFSLGGPTPEA